A DNA window from Malus domestica chromosome 12, GDT2T_hap1 contains the following coding sequences:
- the LOC139190123 gene encoding uncharacterized protein gives MIFIRRHLDETLKSEYLTVEDLLALWNALRNGYNHQTTVILPRARYDWTHLRIHDFKSVAEYNSVLFRITSQMKLCGDTITDEMLLEKTFNIFHASNMLLQQQYKARGFTKYNQLIFVLLVAEQNNEHLMKNHNS, from the coding sequence ATGATTTTTATTCGTCGCCATCTTGATGAGACACTAAAGagcgagtacttaacggttgaagatctgTTAGCCCTCTGGAATGCCTTGAGAAACggatacaatcaccagacaacggtgattcttccaagagcTCGTTATGActggactcacctaaggatccatgatttcaagtcagtggctgagtacaattctgtgttgttcagaattacctctcagatgaagctatgtggggatactattactgatgagatgttattggaaaagactttcaaCATATTTCATGCCTCTAACATGCTCCTGCAGCAGCAGTATAAAGCGCGAGGCTTCACTaaatacaaccagctgatatttgtgctcctggtagctgaacagaacaatgagcacctgatgaaaaaccataattcctGA
- the LOC103449523 gene encoding probable aspartyl protease At4g16563: protein MANPTSLLLSLTTLLSLLLPSLSSKLTIPLSPFPKPPSTDLLQSLNFHATASVSRAHHIKNPKKSSHHSPSTQVPLFPHSYGGYSVSLRFGTPPQTSSFIMDTGSSLVWFPCTKRYTCSKCQFPNIDPSKIPTFIPKLSSSSKIVGCKNPKCAWIFGPEIQSKCPNCNDPTSQNCSQACPTYIVQYGLGTTAGILLSESLNFPEKIVPDFLVGCSFLSIRQPAGIAGFGRGPQSLPAQMGLSKFSYCLVSHKFDDTPQSSDLVLYTGSGSSDEPISSARKNETKAQSSIYTPFQKNPGSPNSAFREYYYIMLRKIIVGKKHVNIPYKFLVPGADSNGGTIVDSGSTFTFMEKPVFEAVAKEFELQMANYTRAKDLENRTGLSPCFDISKEEKLEFPELVFQFKGGAKMELPLANYFSLVSSSGVVCLTIVSDEIVGPGGNGGPAIILGNYQQQNFFVEYDLERERFGFRKQSCK, encoded by the coding sequence ATGGCAAATCCCACctccctcctcctctctctcaccactctcctctctctcctcctcccttctctctcatcCAAACTCACCATCCCTCTCTCCCCATTCCCCAAACCACCGTCCACCGATCTACTCCAATCCCTCAACTTCCATGCCACCGCCTCCGTCTCCCGAGCCCACCACatcaaaaaccccaaaaaatccTCCCACCATTCTCCCTCCACCCAAGTCCCCCTCTTCCCCCACAGCTACGGCGGCTACTCCGTCTCCCTCCGCTTCGGCACGCCGCCACAAACCTCCTCTTTCATCATGGACACCGGCAGCAGCCTCGTTTGGTTCCCCTGCACCAAACGCTACACCTGCTCCAAATGCCAGTTCCCAAACATCGACCCCTCAAAAATTCCAACTTTCATCCCCaaactctcctcctcctccaaaatCGTCGGCTGCAAAAACCCCAAATGCGCTTGGATTTTCGGCCCCGAAATCCAATCCAAATGCCCGAATTGCAACGACCCAACTAGCCAAAACTGCTCCCAAGCCTGCCCAACGTACATAGTCCAGTACGGTTTGGGCACAACAGCTGGGATTTTACTTTCCGAGTCACTTaattttcccgagaaaattGTCCCTGATTTTCTCGTCGGCTGCTCCTTCCTCTCCATCCGCCAGCCAGCCGGAATCGCCGGATTCGGCCGCGGACCGCAATCCCTTCCTGCCCAAATGGGGCTTTCCAAATTCTCTTACTGCTTAGTCTCCCACAAATTCGACGACACCCCACAAAGCAGTGACCTTGTTCTGTACACTGGCAGCGGTAGCTCCGACGAACCCATTTCTTCAGCCCGAAAAAACGAAACGAAAGCTCAGAGCTCGATCTACACGCCGTTTCAGAAAAACCCAGGTTCTCCAAACTCTGCATTTCGCGAGTACTACTATATCATGCTCAGAAAAATCATCGTGGGCAAGAAGCACGTCAATATTCCGTACAAGTTTCTCGTCCCCGGAGCCGACAGCAATGGCGGGACGATCGTGGATTCCGGATCGACCTTCACGTTCATGGAGAAGCCTGTTTTCGAAGCCGTTGCGAAAGAGTTTGAGTTACAGATGGCGAATTACACGAGAGCTAAGGACTTGGAAAACAGGACGGGATTGAGTCCCTGTTTTGATATTTCAAAGGAGGAGAAATTGGAGTTTCCGGAATTGGTTTTCCAGTTCAAAGGGGGTGCTAAGATGGAGCTGCCATTGGCGAACTATTTCTCGCTGGTTTCGAGCTCCGGCGTTGTGTGTTTGACGATTGTTTCAGATGAAATTGTTGGTCCAGGGGGCAATGGTGGACCTGCGATTATTCTGGGGAACTATCAGCAGCAGAATTTCTTCGTGGAGTATGATTTGGAACGTGAGAGGTTTGGGTTCCGGAAACAGAGTTGTAAATGA